A single Choristoneura fumiferana chromosome 9, NRCan_CFum_1, whole genome shotgun sequence DNA region contains:
- the LOC141431179 gene encoding uncharacterized protein, translated as MQSVIVLAATLCLAHASWLPAPVQDTPEVAHAKAAHLAAHAQASTGHAAWAPLGHAGYGGAHYGAPGAGLLKYGPAPLAHDGRVVDTPEVAHLKAAHAAAYANAAHGAYAHGPIAPLAYHGAALAPIAQHGGYAAGYGKWTGPPAHIQLTHDGQYVVDTPEVQHARAAHLAQYAHAAHAAASAPEEPWGHGAHGWH; from the exons ATGCAGTCTGTG ATTGTTCTCGCCGCCACCCTCTGCCTGGCGCACGCGTCGTGGCTCCCCGCGCCCGTGCAAGACACGCCCGAGGTCGCACACGCGAAGGCGGCGCACCTCGCGGCGCACGCGCAGGCCTCCACGGGACACGCGGCGTGGGCGCCGCTCGGACACGCCGGCTACGGTGGGGCGCACTACGGCGCGCCTGGTGCTG GTCTTCTGAAATACGGCCCCGCTCCCCTCGCGCACGATGGTCGCGTAGTTGACACCCCCGAGGTAGCTCACCTGAAGGCCGCGCACGCCGCCGCTTACGCCAACGCCGCTCATGGCGCCTACGCCCACGGCCCCATCGCTCCCCTGGCTTACCACGGAGCTGCCCTGGCGCCCATCGCCCAGCACGGAGGCTACGCCGCCGGCTACGGCAAGTGGACCGGACCCCCGGCTCACATCCAGCTCACCCACGACGGACAATACGTTGTCGACACCCCTGAGGTCCAACATGCCCGTGCCGCCCACTTAGCTCAGTACGCCCACGCCGCCCATGCCGCCGCCTCCGCGCCCGAAGAGCCCTGGGGCCATGGCGCCCACGGCTGGCACTAA